The sequence below is a genomic window from Montipora capricornis isolate CH-2021 chromosome 14, ASM3666992v2, whole genome shotgun sequence.
ggaaatgtggatacacaaaaaaatcagggcctcaagcgcttaatagttttgtggttcagcagttgttgtatatgcgggcatatttgtccttgagtttcgaaaaagttctcagaaaatcgaacatgtaaaccttaaactaacctgttttgttgttcaacgataaagggctttagaggataagcacaacgtcacagaagcaggagtcaatctttgaaaataacttgcgaacggtgcgaaaatgtgcaaggtttaattggtccttgacttataatttctcacatgacaaacaaaacaaaactcataaaccaaacaatacgaagtttgcaaaagcatttaaatcagccaggtttgtgtaaagaataaaaaacaatcattaccaaccagcattttcacgcaacacgagtgacactgcttgcacgcaaacacgaggtattgcgccaggttactaagccgttgaacgatcatgttttatttgaagaaacaaaaatgccttttagagctttccgcctttggaaaacgaaaatttccagtgtctatttcatatttgtgcttgtgagtatcttcaacatttagatttggacaaatcctttttcatttcaacgggaattgcttacattcattttaaagtcttttgtcattcattttggaGTCTTTTGTCGGctttgtccactgcgttcgttatgcccaagacaacattattatgttaattttgaataaattacttagctggaacttggctcaaaatctttgacccgtgtataagtcgagggcgatttttggagcttcttttgaggccataaaaggtcgacttatacacgggtaaatacggtacttgcCATTCAGTTAAGATTTTTAAGTGTATGGCTGCCATTTGTGCCATAAAAGCAGTCTAGCAAAGTCCCTCACAAAGTGTTGTTCATTGACCATACACTAGGGAAGTGGTCAACTTCATATTCATTTCTTTATTGATTAATTGGGTAAAGAActatttaaaatcaaagctcaaacaaACATCAACACAGTTTTTGCTATTGTAAAAAGTTAGACTTTCACTTAATTGCCACAGAGTCCCTCAAACATAGCTCTTCTACCCGAAGTTAGCCTTGCTCTCAGACAATGCATCACTATATTTTACTCAGGCCTGGCACTGCTTCTTATTTGACAAGTTCAGTTGTGAAGCTCTTTTGGCGTCTCTACCATTTCCACTTAATTATACCCAGAAATACAAGCAATTAGGTAAGGAAACTACGTAAAAATTATAGGAGCCATGCACAACTTCTATCACGCATTCATTGCACAGTCACTTCTTTTCATTCTTGTTGCTTGTGAAGGCCCTATCCAGTTTCTTCACTGTTAGAGGGTCTTTGCCAGAGGGCTGCCTTACATCGCGAAATGCACGCTTCTCCGGCCCTTTTGCCAAAAGCCCAGAGCTTTAATGTCCACGTAAGCTTTCCCAGAAGATATGGCAGCATGGACATGTTACATGTTTGACTTTGAAGTCACCATAGTCAGGCGAGTTATAAGATAACTTTATAGTCATATTACATCATGAGTAGAAATTGAGTCGCCTTGGACAAGTCATATAAGTAATTTATCTTTTGCATCTCAAACTTTTAGATGAATGTATGATTACCGGGGGCTCCGTACGAATTTGATGTCCGTTGCAAGAGACAAGTATGGATCTATATCTCTCTTTCAGAAGCACCCAACTagtaatttcggtaaatatctgttcggaaggaaCTCAGACTTTCGAGGCGCCCTAATATTTtagacattttcatttttcggTATTTCGGAAAAATAGTGGAGAGTGCGTAGGAAAGACTGTGAGATTGGAAATggcaaaaaaattgaagattcaTAACTTTCTATCATTTTCGCCAAACTTTGTTTGAGAATCATGTTTTAAGCAAACGTCCCAAAAATTTATTGGGAGAAAAGGACCGACTACGTAATCGGTAAAGTCACGATTGCAAGAGCTTTCGGACGGTGAGGCAAAAAAGCCAAGTAGAAATTTCTACAAAAGTCACCTGAAGTTGCGGCCTAAAACATCCCAACAGATAAATATTCTGTAGGGAAGCTATAAACCCACTTTAGACGAGCTTTAATGAAAGCAATGTGGAAATCATTTTAGATAATTTCGACCAATTTGACTTCCGGTAGTTGGATGCCATGTCCTATTTTAGAAATAGTTCATATTTGAGCAAGTCCTTGTTGGCGACTTTCTTTGCACAGCTGACCCATCCTCTGACTCATCAAAGTCAATAAGAAACATCTCTGTTTCGTTGTGACCGAGGGAAGCTCCATGAATACGCAAGCTCTTGTCGTCTTTGAAGTACGTTTTAATTCCCGATTCCAAGTTATTCTCCACTTTCCTGTTATGGCATGGTACACAGTAAAACGGATTTTGCGCATTGTGAAAATCCCTGTGATGCGACGCTTGATAGTAAACGGATCGAAAGCGATGAGGACACTTTCTATTTTCATAACATGGGAGGGGATACACGCTATAAAAGTGTTGTAAGTAATCCTCCCTTGTCGCAAAATATTGCTCACAGGAGCAGTTACATTTCTTATGCGACAGCTTCATGTGAATCTCCCTGTGATCCCAAGAAAGAAATTTTCTCTGTGGACAAAATTGACATGAAATTCGGATTTTCAACTCAGACTGCGCCGAAACTGTCGTTTCGGTTTTGTGGTCTTGGACCAAAACACCGTGTTCACTTGCCATGTGTACTCTTTTTACTTCTTCTGAACAAAACGATTTGTTGCAGTTTGGGCAATATGATCGAGAAGCTTTGTGTTTAGCCAAGTTCTCTTTGCAACGAAATCTCTGCAGATGTCTGTAACACGAAGAGTTGTCGCAAAAATAGTCATGCTTTTCCAAGTTGTGGGTTTCGGTTTCTTCCGCATTGGCAAACAGTAGACGGCAAAAGTAACATGAACtatttaaaacttcaaaaatatCCTTTTCGATGCCATTTATCTCTTGAAAATTTACAACAGAATTATACGTCTTCAAAATAGCGATAAGTTCTTCATACTCTCTCTCCCACTCAGCGACTAAATACACTTGCGTTCGCGGTATTTCTTTGTCTTCGAAGTCCTTAAAATTTCCATATTTCCTCAAAAGGCAGGCAATAAGTTCCGTATTCGATGCGTAAGGAGATGTAGTCAACGAGTAATGTTTCTCTATCCAGCTATAACTTGGAGGAAGTGCTTTTGGTGGTGTGTCTTTTCTCAAGAAAATGTGAAGCCTGAGGGATGACTTTGCCTCTTCGCAAGAAAAGCTTATTTCGTCCATGAAGTTTCGGCAGCTGCTTTCCCAAACCAAATAAAATTCGTGAACACATCTATTCCCAGACATCGCTGATTTTTAAATCAAGGAAGCAAAATAACTTTCGTACATATCATTTTGAGTGAAAAATCCTGGCAGCTGAATAAACGAATCCAGACTTGACAGAACTGCCCTGGCAGTAATCTAACATTCTTTAGAATTACTGACTTTTCCCTGATAACAACGTTCTTAGAGAGCATACAAACTGATTAAAATCTTTCAAACTGAGTCAACAAAATGAGCTGTTAACTTGAACCCGGCTCTCGTCTGAAAGACATGTCAATTCACAACACTTTGTTAAAATGACAAAGAACCACCGCGTTTTTTAAGGAAAGGGAATTAGATTGTTGATGCAAAAAGACTCCGACATAATGCACTTGTCAATTAAAACCACGCTCCCCCACCCACCCCCGGGACTTAGATGGGGATGTAGCATTCGTACAGTGTTACATTTGAAACTTTCCCCGCCCCTCGGGTAAAAATTGAGTGTTACAATACCCACTGCCATGTTCCCAGTGCAATTAGAGGGTTTTTTCTAAGTTCatattaaaaatgattgatttgCATCGCTGACAAACGCGATAGTTGCCAAGgttttcatcatatttttgcCAATTGCTAGTAGAATCGTTGTGTATACCTCCGGGGGTATACCTTTGCGGCGAGCGGAATCAGGCAAAGCATCCAGGAGGGAACAGAAAGAAATGTTTTCCAAACAGTGATGATATCAAACCCTTTGTTGATGTAGCTTACCTTCTCTGTTGTCTCTGTCACGTTGACGCTGGAACGTTTTTCGATGCTTGGACTCTGTCAAGGCTAGCGTTACAAGCCCCTCGAAAAACCCCCGCTTATTTTAACAAACTGTTACTGTCCCCGTTTTCTTTAGAGAAATACGCAAGTACAAAAGCTTAATACCACGGCCATGTCCCCGATGCTTCACGGGGGTGGGGGTTGGGGGGTGGCCGTGGTTTCAATTGACTAGTGCATCTAAAATTGTAGATATTGGCACTGTCATGTCTAATTGATATTTGTTTTGCGAATCTTTGAGTCATTATCACTCCTGGATAACAACACATTAAATCCTATTGTCTTTAAAGCAATTACACTATAGAAACAAACGCCAAAACAATCAATATTTGAAAAGTCATCGGAAAACACACGAAAGCCGCCAATAATGGCAGCTAATCCCTTTGTCAAACTAAAGATTGAAACATTCGAAAACAAGGGGTTTTGACAGGTGCGCTTTTGGATTACATAATATGACTTTTTATCATCTTTGATGTCGATGGCCTAAAATTGGGTTTAGTCGGATTTGTCTAAAAATACATGCTGCTTTGTCACGGATAatgctaacctgcgatcaggcgttcttCTCTTTAGAGTAGCCGAAGAACGTTTTGTGCcctttctaaagaaaaaaaaccctgatcgcaggttaggaaAACCGTCATAGCAGCCACAAACCCGAACGATTCCAAGAAAGGACTACGAAGGGTGAAGTAACTTTTCATAATGGACTTAGTTTTGAAGAAAACTCTTAACTGAAAATCATCTTTCCTTCTTAAGCCTAAAATCATCTTAAGAAAACTGTCAGCGGAATTACTAACTTTTTTGCTTCgctttgataataataataataataataataataataataataataataataatattatcacaCTATCACACAGCttaatgtgatagttgatgtactaggaggctactctatggagacggcggaaaaagttaggaagtttttaggtttggatagagggaaccaggttttgtttaatttgcagaaggcagttttatcgtacaccctaaacatagcaaggtctttcaaggtttcgacgagttattaaggaatataaactcttgttcctttctcaaatgctggttcgttagttattaccaattggtttgtaaataggtttaacagtagggattgttacacaatagtgccttttcctacttatatctgtaagcatacttacgtacaACATACtgcataatgataataataataataataataataataataataataatattaataataataatgtctttCTTCATTCATTAAAATACATAACAAATGTTACAGTGAATTAAATATGATATATAAAATACATTGGCTATCTAAGAACTATATaactaaattgtatttaaaatttaatcTATTAAAAAAGCTATCCTTAAATCGTTCGGAATTCAATTTTGGTCTGGCAGAAGATGGCGCACGTAATTCATAGAAGTAACTTTAACCTTTGGTGCTAAATGATACAGTGGGTGGCAGGGATCAccgttaatttttaaaattatcttcAATCACATTGTTCTAGAAGATTATAAATATTTACATGATCTATCGTATATCGTCGTTTATAGCATCtaattaaaaaatgttgaattgCGTTTAGGCCAGATTGATTCGCTCCGTAAACCGGTAGCGCATACATAAATTTTGTCATAATTAGAGAGTGAAATAACTTCTCTACTTCCGTTTGTGTATATCCTTCCTTCATCATAAACAAGCATTTGTTCGCTTCCCATAGTTTGGTCCTCACACGAGCTTAATACTTACAATCATCCTGTAGTGTCAAGCCTAGCACAGTGTGTTCCATAAGTTGTTCGATGCCCCGTACTGACTATAAGGCTCGACTGCAATCTCTTTCAATAATACTAACTTCCTTACATTTGTCAGTATTACTGTGacatttcatgttatttatcTCAGTCCAGTGCAAAAACGAGTCTAGGACCTTTTCTGATTCATCTCTCAGGCCCCTACAGACTGGTATTACCACAGTACTGTCATCAGcatacttaattaattaaactattAGGTCGTTTAAGAAATGACTTAAAAGATAAGGACCATTTACACTTCCTTGGTGCCACGATTGACACATTTCCATTTGTTTCCTATCCGATAAAAATCGACAAGCCAATTAATTATATACGGATTCACAGGAGCCTTTTTTAGATTTTTCGACAATAAACTATGCTTTATACTATCAAACGCTTTAGAAAAATCCATCGTAACACACGCACAGCTCCTATTTTAGGATCATCTAAAGCCTGGTAGATATCATGCTGAATCTTAAGAAGTGCATTGGTACAACTACCGCCCGTCCTGTACGCAAACTAGTCATTTTTAATATATTGttcaaaattttgtttactAAATGTGTAATATACTGTTCGTTCAAAAGTCCTAGCAATCACAGGTGTGACGCTAATCATCCTCGGAACTCTCTTTgataaggaaaaataataaGGAAAGCGAGTTACAAAAAGTATATTATAAACTTCAAACATACATTTGActtcatacatacatatatagttcacttcaaacaaatattttttcattagATATGAAGTTCAAGAGGGAATGATTACTTGatccgcgcaccggtggctcaatcGGTTGAGCACCGAGCTGCCATgagggaggtcgtgagttcgactccggccggaccaacattcagggtcttaaaatcactgaggagaaagtgctgcctttgtaataacatccacaaatggttagactttcaagtcttctcgaataaggactataaaccgtaggcctcgTTTCGcaaatatctttcatgttcataagttccttgtgggacgttaaagaacccacacactatttgaggAGAcgaggggatgaagttcccggtgttgggTGATTAGAAAGATGAACTCTACAACAATGTTTCACTTAATGACAacgttatggtaccatatgaaacaccaataattgcttaacaagatgtaCATATTAATGTGAgttaataaattaccatggcaacaaaagaaccatctaaaaactcCGTATATTTTGCGCTTACATCTCAAGAACGAATTCGGTGACCCGCTTTTTTTATTGCccaaaagtgattagcaggctaatACGAAACtctcggcaaagtttaaaaaaattctctagaGCGGATTAGAGCCACCTTCAACTTTTTCAGCTGTGAAGGgagctatgaatctgctccagaaatttttttttaaactttgcagaaagttttatcctAGCGTGCgaatcactctccagcaatagaAAATTGAGATCATCTGGTTAGTTTTTGAGTTATATGCGTTTAGACAAAATATAGGCTGTTTTTAGATGTCTCTTTTGTTGCTACGGTAACCcgttacgtcacattaatgagtgcatcttgttaagcagcTATTGGCGTTTCATATGGCATCATAAAATTACCATTAAGGGAAAAAGtttggtagattcaatccttccaaatagtacagtttgttgacaGTGTTAAAAGTGAATTAAGCTTCCTTAAAAAGTTCTAGACGCATTGCAGACCTATTTTACGGACACGGAGGACTGGGtgctagactttcgaaaagatGGCGGATTTGGGATCTTCTTCTGGTTTCTTTAGACAAGCTGCTTTGGCCCGACTAAGGCCTTCGTAAGTATTTTCACCACTTTAGTCAATTTATTAAGGATCAAAAAAGCAAGGCCACGGACAAACAGTACCGTCCGCTGTTCCCTCACATGAAGTAATTTGCATTAATAATAGAGCAGCAGCTCAAGTCGCTCAAGTCAATGAAACATGAAATTGTTAGTAAGTTTCTTATAGGAAGATCGATAGGCGAGCAGAGTGTATCGAATAAAATAAGTTGCTTCTTTCTGTGGGCCTGTCTCATCTTAATAGTCTATGAAGCCTTAAACAATCATTTTGGTCCAGGCAGCAGGTTGAAAACACAGGTCACCTTCCACAGGTCAATGCTCCACTGATGAACAACTATGCCAAAAGTTTCCCCTAGACTTGAAACAGCATTTTTGTCGAGTGATTAGGGCTAGAAAACActtttggttttgtttattGATCTGCAGCACAGTGAAACGTACAGTGACCTGTGACccatgacctgtgttttagacctacTGGTTTGTTTCTTGTTCTTTAAGGCCTTTTCAAACAGTAAATCTTTTgccataaaaattacaaacattGGTgagtggc
It includes:
- the LOC138032563 gene encoding uncharacterized protein, coding for MSGNRCVHEFYLVWESSCRNFMDEISFSCEEAKSSLRLHIFLRKDTPPKALPPSYSWIEKHYSLTTSPYASNTELIACLLRKYGNFKDFEDKEIPRTQVYLVAEWEREYEELIAILKTYNSVVNFQEINGIEKDIFEVLNSSCYFCRLLFANAEETETHNLEKHDYFCDNSSCYRHLQRFRCKENLAKHKASRSYCPNCNKSFCSEEVKRVHMASEHGVLVQDHKTETTVSAQSELKIRISCQFCPQRKFLSWDHREIHMKLSHKKCNCSCEQYFATREDYLQHFYSVYPLPCYENRKCPHRFRSVYYQASHHRDFHNAQNPFYCVPCHNRKVENNLESGIKTYFKDDKSLRIHGASLGHNETEMFLIDFDESEDGSAVQRKSPTRTCSNMNYF